In Actinoplanes derwentensis, the following proteins share a genomic window:
- the resB gene encoding cytochrome c biogenesis protein ResB, protein MTVVEDRPATAEAPRPKRPNRLWALLRNSWRQLTSMRTALVLLFLLAVAAVPGSVFPQRGVNRENVAEYFTANPKLAPVLDRFFAFDVYSSPWFAAIYLLLFTSLVGCVLPRLREHFRALTTVPPDAPKRMERLPHHDGGHRRPEEPAAVAAEIAKTLRRRRFRTRVRETPDGWTVSAEKGFLKETGNLFFHVAMLGVLIGVGFGSWYGWHGNRLLVEGQDQGFCSALPQFDESVLGPRVDASDLPDFCMRMTDFESTFQTTGQPKSFEASVEVSENGGEYRPERFTVNDPLRLDGASINLIGQGYAPILRYTDRFGAQQTAVVPFLPTDLMMTSEGVVQFPDVNVDPNGKRDPKLQMGFEGVFLPTGGTDGSALSQFPAEENPVLYLAAYRGDLGLDSGKPGSVYALNRDKIDSGSLQKISGDRPHVLRPGEKWTLDDGTTLEFVGTKRFATLSIRHDPTKLSLLVGSVIGLTGLMMSLYTHRRRVWFRVLAADGDPAGGSVIEAGGLPRTDYPGFGDEFAALTRQMKEGTR, encoded by the coding sequence GTGACCGTCGTCGAGGATCGGCCCGCCACCGCCGAAGCGCCCCGGCCCAAGCGACCGAACCGGCTCTGGGCCCTGCTGCGTAACTCGTGGCGCCAGCTGACCAGCATGCGTACCGCGCTGGTCCTGCTCTTTCTTCTGGCGGTCGCCGCGGTGCCCGGCTCGGTCTTCCCGCAACGGGGAGTGAACCGGGAGAACGTCGCCGAGTACTTCACGGCGAACCCGAAACTGGCGCCGGTGCTGGACCGGTTCTTCGCCTTCGACGTCTATTCGTCGCCCTGGTTCGCCGCGATCTACCTGCTGCTGTTCACGTCACTGGTCGGATGCGTGCTGCCCCGACTGCGGGAACACTTCCGAGCTTTGACGACCGTACCGCCGGACGCACCCAAGCGGATGGAACGCCTGCCGCACCATGACGGCGGACATCGGCGACCGGAGGAGCCCGCGGCCGTGGCCGCGGAGATCGCGAAGACGCTGCGCCGGCGCCGTTTCCGCACCCGGGTCCGGGAGACGCCGGACGGCTGGACGGTCTCGGCCGAGAAGGGTTTCCTGAAGGAGACCGGCAACCTGTTCTTCCACGTCGCGATGCTCGGCGTGCTGATCGGGGTCGGGTTCGGGAGCTGGTACGGCTGGCACGGCAACCGTCTCCTGGTCGAAGGCCAGGACCAGGGTTTCTGCAGCGCTCTCCCACAGTTCGACGAGTCGGTCCTCGGCCCTCGCGTGGACGCCAGTGACCTGCCCGACTTCTGCATGCGGATGACCGATTTCGAATCCACCTTCCAGACCACCGGGCAGCCGAAGTCGTTCGAGGCCAGTGTCGAGGTGAGCGAGAACGGCGGCGAGTACCGTCCGGAGCGGTTCACCGTCAACGACCCGCTGCGGCTCGACGGCGCCTCGATCAACCTGATCGGCCAGGGGTACGCCCCGATCCTGCGTTACACCGACCGTTTCGGCGCCCAGCAGACCGCGGTGGTGCCGTTCCTGCCCACCGACCTGATGATGACCAGTGAGGGCGTCGTCCAGTTCCCGGACGTCAACGTCGACCCGAACGGCAAACGCGACCCGAAGCTGCAGATGGGCTTCGAGGGGGTCTTCCTGCCGACCGGCGGCACCGATGGCAGTGCCCTCTCCCAGTTCCCGGCCGAGGAAAACCCGGTGCTCTACCTCGCGGCCTACCGCGGTGACCTGGGTCTGGACTCCGGCAAACCCGGTTCGGTGTACGCCCTGAACCGCGACAAGATCGATAGCGGCTCGCTCCAGAAGATCAGCGGCGACCGGCCGCACGTGTTGCGCCCGGGTGAGAAGTGGACCCTCGACGACGGGACCACGCTGGAGTTCGTCGGCACCAAGCGGTTCGCGACTCTGTCCATCCGGCACGACCCGACGAAGCTGTCACTGCTGGTCGGTTCGGTGATCGGCCTGACCGGGCTGATGATGTCGTTGTACACGCACCGCCGCCGCGTCTGGTTCCGGGTTCTCGCCGCTGACGGCGATCCGGCGGGCGGTAGCGTGATCGAGGCCGGTGGCCTGCCGCGCACCGACTATCCAGGTTTCGGCGATGAGTTCGCGGCGCTCACCCGGCAGATGAAGGAAGGGACACGCTGA
- a CDS encoding cytochrome c biogenesis CcdA family protein, producing the protein MGNAFAGAVTDGPMLLAIGAAVLAGLVSILSPCVLPLIPGYLSYVTGLAGSDMEAVMGRGTTAVTTRTTVLKSRVLAGSLLFVLGFAVVFTLAVSLVANLILKLTTHAEVLNTLVGALIIVLGLGYLGWIPGFQREARITKLPAAGLLGAPVLGAVFAISWTPCIGPTLGAVIGLATTTGQTDRAVLLALAFSFGLGVPFVLFGLFFRRLLGVFTAIRRNSRWVTRIGGVLLILVGLALVTGAWNDFLIWLMTTFDFQKGALL; encoded by the coding sequence ATGGGTAACGCTTTCGCGGGTGCGGTGACCGACGGGCCGATGCTGCTGGCGATCGGCGCGGCAGTGCTCGCCGGTCTGGTCAGCATCCTGTCGCCGTGTGTGCTGCCGTTGATCCCAGGCTACCTTTCATACGTCACGGGCCTGGCCGGTTCGGACATGGAAGCGGTGATGGGCCGGGGCACGACCGCGGTCACGACCCGGACCACTGTTCTGAAAAGCCGGGTATTGGCCGGCAGCCTGCTCTTCGTCCTCGGATTCGCTGTCGTGTTCACGCTCGCGGTGTCGCTGGTCGCGAACCTCATCCTGAAACTGACCACCCACGCCGAGGTGCTGAACACCCTCGTCGGCGCGCTGATCATCGTGCTCGGGCTGGGCTACCTGGGGTGGATCCCCGGCTTCCAGCGCGAGGCGCGGATCACCAAACTGCCGGCCGCCGGGCTGCTCGGCGCTCCGGTTCTCGGGGCGGTCTTCGCGATCTCCTGGACCCCGTGCATCGGCCCTACTCTCGGCGCGGTGATCGGCCTGGCGACCACCACCGGGCAGACCGACCGGGCGGTCCTGCTGGCACTTGCCTTCAGCTTCGGGCTCGGCGTGCCGTTCGTCCTGTTCGGCCTCTTTTTCCGGCGTCTGCTCGGGGTGTTCACGGCGATTCGCCGTAACAGCCGGTGGGTGACCCGGATCGGTGGCGTCCTGCTGATCCTGGTCGGTCTGGCCCTGGTCACCGGTGCTTGGAACGACTTCCTGATCTGGCTGATGACCACCTTCGACTTCCAGAAGGGGGCGCTGCTGTGA
- the ccsB gene encoding c-type cytochrome biogenesis protein CcsB — protein MAELSNQLMALTVLAYLAAMVCYAGEYAFGKRSHIGKAASRQLVGAGAPVSPVEEEAPAKRGKGDVIGLIAVGINILGLFLHLGTTVTRGLAADRMPWGNMYEYILSTALIGSAVWVGVLLRKPAVRHLGLFVSLTLVVLLGAAALVAYTPVGPLVPALESYWYVFHVSTIIISSGIFLVGVVPALSFLIKDGWDAGKRSFPYTLGRHIGDAGVLERLTFRLHAFAFPLFTFGALIAGPLWAEASWGRYWGWDPKEVWAFISWIVYAAYLHARATPSVKRTTATWIAILGFVTMLMNLFGVNLFFEGLHSYANAG, from the coding sequence ATGGCGGAGTTGTCCAATCAGCTGATGGCACTGACCGTGCTGGCCTATCTGGCCGCGATGGTCTGTTATGCCGGGGAGTACGCGTTCGGCAAACGCAGCCACATCGGAAAGGCCGCCAGTCGCCAGCTGGTCGGTGCGGGCGCTCCCGTGTCGCCGGTTGAGGAAGAAGCCCCGGCGAAGCGCGGCAAGGGCGACGTCATCGGCCTGATCGCGGTCGGGATCAACATCCTCGGCCTGTTCCTGCACCTGGGCACCACGGTCACCCGCGGCCTCGCCGCCGACCGGATGCCCTGGGGCAACATGTACGAGTACATCCTCTCCACGGCGCTGATCGGCTCCGCGGTCTGGGTGGGTGTGCTGCTGCGCAAGCCGGCCGTCCGGCACCTGGGCCTGTTCGTCAGCCTGACCCTGGTGGTGCTGCTGGGCGCGGCCGCGCTGGTCGCCTACACCCCGGTCGGCCCGCTGGTGCCGGCCCTGGAGTCGTACTGGTACGTCTTCCACGTCTCCACGATCATCATCTCGTCCGGGATCTTCCTGGTCGGTGTGGTGCCGGCCCTGTCGTTCCTGATCAAGGACGGCTGGGACGCCGGCAAGCGCAGCTTCCCCTACACGCTGGGCCGCCACATCGGTGACGCCGGCGTGCTGGAGCGGCTCACCTTCCGCCTGCACGCGTTCGCGTTCCCGCTGTTCACCTTCGGCGCGCTGATCGCTGGTCCGTTGTGGGCCGAGGCGTCCTGGGGCCGGTACTGGGGCTGGGACCCGAAGGAGGTCTGGGCGTTCATCTCCTGGATCGTCTACGCCGCCTACCTGCACGCCCGCGCCACCCCGAGCGTGAAGCGGACCACCGCCACCTGGATCGCGATCCTCGGCTTCGTGACGATGCTGATGAACCTGTTCGGCGTGAACCTGTTCTTCGAGGGCCTGCACTCGTACGCCAACGCGGGCTAG